The Ochrobactrum sp. BTU1 region TGCATTTCCAATCCGATTCTTTTCTGAATTTTGATGTTGCCGTCCGACACAGCCATGCTAAAGCTATTACGTTTACGGAAACGTCAATTTTGGAGGACGATATGGCACTGCCGGATATTTTGAAGAACAATCTACGCGTTCCCGTCGTCGGAGCGCCTCTGTTTATCATTTCAAATCCGGCTCTAGTGCTTGCCCAATGTAAAGCAGGTATTGTTGGCTCGTTTCCGGCATTGAACGCACGTCCAGAAGCGCAGCTCGATGATTGGCTCGCTGAGATCACTGAAGAGCTGTCTACCCATAATGCTAAAAATCCGGATCGTCCCGCCGCACCTTTCGCGGTCAACCAGATCGTTCATCGCTCGAACAAACGGCTTGAACACGATATGGGGCTTTGCGTAAAATACAAAGTTCCAATCGTCATATCTTCACTCGGTGCAGTGCCAGAAGTGAACGCCGCCATCCACTCCTATGGCGGCATCGTGCTTCACGACGTAATCAATAATCGTCACGCCAACTCTGCGATCCGAAAAGGCGCCGACGGTCTGATTGCTGTCGCGGCGGGCGCCGGTGGTCACGCGGGATCACTTTCTCCTTTCGCGCTTATTCAGGAAATACGCGAATGGTTCGATGGCCCACTTCTGCTTTCCGGAGCAATTGCCAATGGTGGAGCGATTCTTGCGGCACAGGCCATGGGAGCGGACCTCGCCTATATCGGCTCTCCGTTTATCGCGACTTCAGAAGCCCGCGCATCTGAGGGCTACAAACAGATGATTGTGGATTCCACCTCGTCCGATATCGTCTATTCCAATTATTTCACGGGCATTGCAGGCAACTACCTCAAGCCTTCGATTGCTAATTCCGGTCTCGATCCGGACAATCTCCCACAAGCCGATCCATCAAAAATGGATTTTGATAAAGCCCATCAGGACGGCGCCAAGGCATGGAAGGACATTTGGGGCTGCGGACAGGGGATTGGAGCCGTAAAAGAAGTTACACCTGTGAACCAACTCGTTGATCGGCTTCAAACCGAATATCTTGATGCGCGCAGACGTCTCCGCGATTAAGACACGCTGTTTCAGGAGGAACAACGGGACGGTTGAGAATGTCCATAACAAAGATGCAGAATATTTGTTTTGGACCTTGCTTTCCCCGATGCTTTTGGGTATCAGCGCAGCGTTCGGTCAAAATTGATCGATATTCCTTGGGAATAGGAACTTATGTTCCAGGCCGCTTTAGCTCAGTTGGTAGAGCACATCATTCGTAATGATGGGGTCAGCAGTTCGAGTCTGCTAAGCGGCACCATATTTCACCGAAAATTCAATGACTTAGAAAATAGCACTGTAAGCAGTGGCTCGGTTTTCGTCATCGGGGTAACACCTGGGGTAACGGGCCGCAGTTTGAAGCTCGGTCAAGCTTGACTCATATTGCGATATAGAACAAAA contains the following coding sequences:
- a CDS encoding nitronate monooxygenase family protein, coding for MALPDILKNNLRVPVVGAPLFIISNPALVLAQCKAGIVGSFPALNARPEAQLDDWLAEITEELSTHNAKNPDRPAAPFAVNQIVHRSNKRLEHDMGLCVKYKVPIVISSLGAVPEVNAAIHSYGGIVLHDVINNRHANSAIRKGADGLIAVAAGAGGHAGSLSPFALIQEIREWFDGPLLLSGAIANGGAILAAQAMGADLAYIGSPFIATSEARASEGYKQMIVDSTSSDIVYSNYFTGIAGNYLKPSIANSGLDPDNLPQADPSKMDFDKAHQDGAKAWKDIWGCGQGIGAVKEVTPVNQLVDRLQTEYLDARRRLRD